A DNA window from Daucus carota subsp. sativus chromosome 3, DH1 v3.0, whole genome shotgun sequence contains the following coding sequences:
- the LOC108192560 gene encoding zinc finger protein 5, with the protein MKQDISTLSSTDENNHYLSSKKIIKKKLRLFGTEVDLFEHIHCSTDAGHDGNANSSSTRSSSKREQIPRGKGATSDHEVKKFECEYCFKEYGNSQALGGHQNAHKKERMKKKRLLLQARAASIRQYLQPLEFISSFGYHGSAPLFCDASYKVPKITFCDPEPHISFSPYDHNFAPKCYSMPDDEPCQKDFRKFTLPHADQSGAIKPPQFSGPEQNYLSLDLHLGLS; encoded by the coding sequence ATGAAGCAAGATATCTCTACCCTATCATCAACCGATGAAAACAATCATTACCTatctagtaaaaaaattatcaagaaGAAGCTTAGATTATTCGGTACTGAGGTAGATTTATTTGAACATATCCACTGCTCCACAGATGCAGGTCATGATGGAAATGCCAATTCGTCGTCAACAAGAAGTTCATCCAAAAGGGAGCAGATCCCCAGGGGAAAAGGTGCAACAAGTGATCATGAGGTCAAGAAGTTCGAATGTGAGTATTGTTTTAAGGAATATGGTAACTCACAAGCACTAGGAGGTCATCAAAATGCTCATAAGAAGGAAAGGATGAAGAAAAAGAGGTTGCTGCTTCAAGCTAGGGCGGCTAGCATCAGACAATACCTTCAACCTCTTGAATTTATCTCTTCTTTTGGCTACCATGGCTCTGCTCCCTTGTTCTGTGATGCCTCATATAAAGTTCCCAAAATCACTTTCTGTGATCCAGAACCCCATATTAGCTTCAGCCCATATGATCACAATTTTGCTCCCAAATGCTATTCCATGCCTGATGATGAACCATGTCAAAAGGATTTCCGTAAATTTACTCTTCCTCATGCAGATCAATCTGGCGCCATCAAGCCTCCTCAGTTCTCTGGTCCAGAACAAAATTATCTTTCTCTGGATCTCCACCTGGGATTGAGCTGA
- the LOC108213628 gene encoding probable disease resistance protein At4g27220 — translation MVGLSDIPCLGKIVDRVSDAMVDPLFRGFDYMFCYKDSVNFLDSEIRKLGNHEGRVSRRTDAEKNNGKTIDMDVSKWQQEVKEIQRSTEEFLEKYRNRSSWRCIYCLPIPKPVSRFKLGREAVQMAKRVSGLYDSGKGYLENDIAFLPPIENVPASDTEFKEFKSRKDSYDKLWEALVSEDGSMILGIYGMPGVGKTRMMEQLWQEVKEKKIFDKAARADVGSEELNVIKLQNQIAGHLDCHFQSQDDKKHRANQLKHSLLNGGKILILLDDVWSQIPLIEIIGISLAEGSSSKGLKILMTSRKKYVCLDNNCEHPIEITTLTTGEAWDLFKHTVGPEKIHALQDESLVQEVCNKCHGLPLLIHTVGKALKCRPHSLWKDALYQLENGKVEKIAEIDPRVYVCVKLSIDKLEEDAKSCLLLCSLFPEDANIHIRELILLATGSLVPDGESRICAMVDILKSSCLLLDCQEDHTIKLHDLIRDVARSVAVSDPKYAFKIVKCCSRLPDDTDYCTRKFMHLQLEDSDLHFPGDLCCPDLRNLWLQCLNNVIPKFSGSFLSNLRFLWIQEGTSYYVKPENSIQCLGKLRTLILDDCYMADINKNNVRFFPESLESLCIRNCRMPLLMKLPDLKYLRKLEIKTLFGSEVRMVPNAISSLRSLEELHVPHGIQILDQSCLEELFGSETDMDGSDISLNGSDIFLDGAPLLAEISKLTNLRSLQMFFSDFEHFHCSDMFVNLLEYNIWVGNQNKAWGTTEDQSVPFKRSITLMGNQIEGFGSLIERAELLKLYCTDINVGSIYDSNREAFADLRCISIRRSSSMEYLARMSQGEIQHSCQPLTSFSKLTKLQICEAYEMKYLFSKSVAKCLVQLQEVYIFDCPLMEAIIKNEQDTSNEGDIINFFKLKSLKLLRLPRLESFYGEEKEMQHSSSTSIMDDSAAIPLVQSLPLFDGRVAFPFLEVLEVCELEEISDIWGNHFCNENVSTSFCNVKRLVVDGCNIIETVFPQAISSRLQNLECLEVNDCNRLRNMFQHSCITRDLINVKTTYEVNCTTTREIIEAGEQDEFTNVIVYPELAYLVLTNLPSLTSFWSHQNGEANAYKVQFPKLVHSNIMCDGNNLEDIGLVCNASTSQLKCLDFSCDKKIQLL, via the exons ATGGTTGGTCTATCCGACATTCCTTGCTTGGGAAAAATTGTGGACAGAGTGTCTGATGCCATGGTTGATCCATTGTTTCGTGGATTCGATTATATGTTTTGTTACAAGGATAGTGTTAATTTTCTCGACTCTGAAATTAGGAAACTTGGTAATCATGAAGGAAGGGTTTCCAGAAGAACTGATGCAGAAAAAAATAATGGTAAAACAATTGATATGGATGTATCGAAGTGGCAGCAAGAGGTGAAAGAAATACAGAGGAGTACCGAAGAGTTTCTGGAAAAGTACAGAAACAGATCTTCCTGGAGGTGCATTTACTGTTTGCCGATTCCTAAACCTGTCTCCCGTTTTAAACTAGGCAGGGAGGCTGTGCAGATGGCCAAGCGTGTCAGTGGACTATATGATTCTGGTAAAGGATATCTAGAGAATGATATTGCATTTCTTCCCCCTATTGAAAATGTACCAGCAAGTGATACTGAATTTAAGGAATTTAAATCCAGAAAAGATTCTTATGACAAGCTCTGGGAAGCGCTAGTATCTGAAGATGGTTCTATGATTCTTGGCATCTATGGAATGCCAGGAGTTGGTAAAACTAGAATGATGGAACAACTTTGGCAAGAAGTCAAGGAGAAGAAGATCTTTGACAAGGCAGCACGAGCAGACGTGGGCAGTGAAGAATTGAACGTGATAAAATTACAGAATCAGATTGCAGGCCATCTAGATTGCCATTTTCAGTCTCAAGATGATAAGAAGCATCGAGCTAATCAGCTGAAACATAGTTTATTAAATGGGGGCAAGATCCTCATCTTGTTAGACGATGTTTGGAGCCAGATCCCTTTAATTGAAATTATTGGAATTTCATTAGCTGAGGGTAGTAGTTCCAAGGGTTTGAAGATCCTCATGACTTCTCGAAAGAAATATGTGTGCTTGGATAACAACTGTGAGCATCCTATCGAAATCACAACCTTGACCACTGGTGAAGCATGGGATTTATTCAAGCACACAGTCGGTCCTGAGAAAATTCACGCTTTGCAGGATGAATCCCTGGTACAGGAAGTGTGTAATAAATGTCATGGTTTACCACTCCTCATCCATACAGTTGGTAAAGCACTGAAGTGCAGACCTCACAGTTTATGGAAGGATGCACTTTATCAACTTGAGAATGGAAAAGTTGAAAAAATTGCTGAAATTGATCCGCGAGTATATGTTTGTGTTAAATTGAGCATTGATAAATTAGAAGAGGATGCGAAGTCATGTCTCTTATTGTGTTCCTTGTTTCCTGAAGATGCTAACATTCATATCAGGGAGCTGATCCTGTTAGCAACAGGCTCGTTGGTCCCCGATGGAGAATCTAGAATATGTGCTATGGTTGATATTCTCAAATCATCTTGTTTGTTGCTCGACTGTCAAGAAGATCATACTATAAAACTGCATGACCTCATCAGAGACGTAGCTAGATCTGTTGCTGTCAGCGACCCAAAATAtgcatttaaaattgtaaagtGTTGCTCGCGGTTGCCTGATGATACTGATTATTGCACTCGGAAATTTATGCATTTACAGTTGGAGGATAGTGATCTTCATTTTCCTGGTGATCTGTGCTGCCCAGACCTGCGTAACTTGTGGCTACAATGCCTGAACAATGTCATACCAAAATTTTCAGGCAGCTTCTTAAGCAATCTAAGATTTTTATGGATCCAGGAGGGCACATCTTATTATGTAAAGCCTGAGAACTCAATTCAATGCTTGGGTAAACTCAGGACGCTTATTCTAGATGATTGTTACATGGCTGACATCAACAAGAATAATGTCAGATTTTTTCCTGAAAGCCTAGAATCTCTTTGCATTAGGAATTGTCGAATGCCATTGCTGATGAAATTACCAGACCTGAAATATCTTCGAAAGCTTGAAATAAAAACGTTATTCGGATCTGAGGTGCGAATGGTGCCAAATGCCATATCCAGTCTGCGCAGTCTAGAAGAATTGCATGTACCTCATGGAATCCAAATTCTGGATCAATCCTGTCTGGAAGAATTATTTGGTTCGGAAACAGATATGGATGGATCGGATATAAGTCTGAATGGATCCGATATATTTCTGGATGGGGCGCCCTTATTGGCTGAGATTAGTAAATTGACCAATCTGAGAAGTTTACAGATGTTCTTCTCGGATTTTGAGCATTTTCATTGTTCAGATATGTTTGTTAATTTACTTGAATATAACATATGGGTTGGAAACCAAAATAAAGCTTGGGGTACTACTGAAGATCAAAGTGTTCCATTTAAGAGATCGATTACATTGATGGGCAATCAGATAGAAGGCTTTGGAAGTCTGATCGAGAGGGCTGAACTTCTGAAATTGTATTGCACTGATATTAATGTAGGTAGCATTTACGATAGCAACAGAGAAGCATTCGCAGATTTGAGATGCATATCCATTCGTAGAAGTAGCAGCATGGAGTATCTAGCAAGAATGTCACAAGGTGAGATTCAGCATAGTTGTCAGCCATTGACATCTTTCTCAAAACTCACCAAATTACAAATATGCGAGGCCTATGAAATGAAATACCTCTTCAGCAAGTCTGTTGCTAAATGTCTGGTGCAACTGCAAGAGGTCTACATATTTGATTGTCCTTTGATGGAAGCAATCATAAAGAATGAACAAGACACGAGTAATGAAGgagatattataaattttttcaagTTGAAATCATTGAAGCTATTACGATTGCCAAGACTGGAGAGCTTTTACGGGGAAGAGAAAGAAATGCAACATTCAAGTTCGACATCAATAATGGACGACTCAGCTGCCATCCCCCTGGTTCAGTCTCTGCCTCTTTTTGATGGAAGG GTGGCATTCCCTTTCTTGGAAGTACTGGAAGTATGTGAGTTGGAAGAAATAAGTGATATTTGGGGAAATCATTTCTGTAATGAAAATGTATCCACCTCCTTCTGCAATGTAAAGAGACTGGTGGTAGATGGATGTAATATTATAGAAACAGTGTTCCCACAAGCAATTTCAAGTAGGCTACAGAATCTGGAATGTCTAGAAGTAAACGATTGCAATAGGTTGAGAAACATGTTTCAACATTCTTGTATTACCAGAGATCTTATCAATGTCAAGACAACGTATGAAGTCAACTGCACGACGACAAGAGAGATAATTGAGGCAGGTGAACAAGATGAATTCACTAATGTCATCGTGTACCCTGAGTTGGCGTACCTAGTGCTAACTAATTTGCCAAGTCTGACCAGCTTTTGGAGTCATCAGAATGGAGAAGCTAATGCTTACAAG GTTCAATTCCCCAAGTTAGTGCATTCTAATATCATGTGTGATGGAAATAATTTGGAAGATATCGGGTTGGTTTGCAATGCTTCCACTAGTCAACTCAAGTGCTTGGACTTCAGTtgtgataagaagattcaacttTTGTGA